The Phyllopteryx taeniolatus isolate TA_2022b chromosome 7, UOR_Ptae_1.2, whole genome shotgun sequence genome has a segment encoding these proteins:
- the fstl3 gene encoding follistatin-related protein 3 isoform X1, translated as MKNFVVFAVIVTFCQIGRNPASAGMCWLQQSQRCDMVLMKGVTREECCTGGRLDTAWSNNSLPMNEVSLLGFLGIVSCKPCKETCEGVKCGAGKVCKMKMGRPQCVCAPDCSHIGRRHAVCGSDGKSYKDECVLLMARCMGHPDLEVMYQGECKKSCSNVVCPGTHTCVTDQTNSAHCVMCRSTPCPKPLPSEQPICGNDNITYPSACHLRRATCFLGRSIGVRHYGPCNSPPRKPHVFDGSEENAI; from the exons ATGAAGAACTTTGTGGTGTTTGCTGTTATTGTCACGTTTTGTCAGATTGGGAGGAATCCTGCTAGTG cGGGGATGTGCTGGCTCCAGCAGAGCCAGCGGTGCGACATGGTGCTGATGAAAGGGGTCACCAGAGAGGAATGCTGCACAGGGGGCCGACTGGACACGGCGTGGTCCAACAACAGTCTGCCCATGAACGAGGTCAGCCTGCTGGGTTTCCTCGGCATCGTCTCCTGTAAACCCTGCAAAG AGACGTGTGAGGGTGTGAAGTGCGGTGCCGGGAAAGTGTGCAAGATGAAGATGGGAAGGCCACAGTGTGTGTGCGCCCCAGACTGCTCCCACATCGGACGCAGGCATGCCGTCTGCGGCAGCGACGGGAAGTCGTACAAGGACGAGTGTGTCCTGCTCATGGCCCGCTGCATGGGACACCCCGACCTGGAGGTCATGTACCAGGGAGAGTGCAAAA AGTCGTGCTCCAACGTAGTGTGTCCAGGAACACACACCTGTGTGACGGACCAGACCAACAGCGCCCACTGCGTCATGTGCCGCTCCACGCCCTGCCCAAAACCACTGCCCTCCGAGCAGCCCATCTGCGGCAACGACAACATCACGTACCCCAGCGCCTGCCACCTGCGCCGCGCCACCTGCTTCCTTGGCCGCTCCATAGGAGTCCGCCACTACGGCCCCTGCAACA GTCCTCCGAGGAAACCGCACGTGTTTGACGGCAGCGAAGAAAACGCCATATAG
- the fstl3 gene encoding follistatin-related protein 3 isoform X2, which yields MCWLQQSQRCDMVLMKGVTREECCTGGRLDTAWSNNSLPMNEVSLLGFLGIVSCKPCKETCEGVKCGAGKVCKMKMGRPQCVCAPDCSHIGRRHAVCGSDGKSYKDECVLLMARCMGHPDLEVMYQGECKKSCSNVVCPGTHTCVTDQTNSAHCVMCRSTPCPKPLPSEQPICGNDNITYPSACHLRRATCFLGRSIGVRHYGPCNSPPRKPHVFDGSEENAI from the exons ATGTGCTGGCTCCAGCAGAGCCAGCGGTGCGACATGGTGCTGATGAAAGGGGTCACCAGAGAGGAATGCTGCACAGGGGGCCGACTGGACACGGCGTGGTCCAACAACAGTCTGCCCATGAACGAGGTCAGCCTGCTGGGTTTCCTCGGCATCGTCTCCTGTAAACCCTGCAAAG AGACGTGTGAGGGTGTGAAGTGCGGTGCCGGGAAAGTGTGCAAGATGAAGATGGGAAGGCCACAGTGTGTGTGCGCCCCAGACTGCTCCCACATCGGACGCAGGCATGCCGTCTGCGGCAGCGACGGGAAGTCGTACAAGGACGAGTGTGTCCTGCTCATGGCCCGCTGCATGGGACACCCCGACCTGGAGGTCATGTACCAGGGAGAGTGCAAAA AGTCGTGCTCCAACGTAGTGTGTCCAGGAACACACACCTGTGTGACGGACCAGACCAACAGCGCCCACTGCGTCATGTGCCGCTCCACGCCCTGCCCAAAACCACTGCCCTCCGAGCAGCCCATCTGCGGCAACGACAACATCACGTACCCCAGCGCCTGCCACCTGCGCCGCGCCACCTGCTTCCTTGGCCGCTCCATAGGAGTCCGCCACTACGGCCCCTGCAACA GTCCTCCGAGGAAACCGCACGTGTTTGACGGCAGCGAAGAAAACGCCATATAG